Proteins encoded in a region of the Roseateles sp. SL47 genome:
- a CDS encoding helical backbone metal receptor has product MIRIISLVPSVTELLFSLGLGPWVVGRTGFCIHPPKGVDGIPKVGGTKDLNLQKIRQLGPSHVVVNVDENRLEDVAALRQMGAEVIVTHPCAPEDNLQLLQQMMEHFAQEVPAVRTQAAHLLRRLHEALGECRSRAWPTRRVLYLIWRDPWMTVARDTYISRMLAEVGWWTWPPVDGGEAGAARYPALAGDEPWLKDMDELLLSSEPYRFGPQHLDLAQALSPHARVRLVDGELLSWYGPRAADGLDYLRGLALS; this is encoded by the coding sequence GTGATTCGCATCATTTCTTTGGTCCCATCGGTCACCGAACTGCTGTTTTCACTGGGGCTGGGACCGTGGGTGGTGGGGCGCACCGGCTTTTGTATTCATCCCCCTAAAGGGGTGGATGGAATTCCAAAGGTGGGGGGCACCAAAGACCTGAATCTGCAGAAGATCCGGCAGTTGGGCCCCAGCCATGTTGTCGTCAATGTTGATGAAAATCGTCTGGAGGACGTCGCCGCGCTGCGACAGATGGGGGCCGAGGTGATCGTCACCCATCCGTGCGCACCGGAGGACAACCTGCAGTTGCTGCAGCAAATGATGGAGCATTTTGCGCAGGAGGTGCCTGCGGTGCGAACACAGGCCGCCCACCTGTTGCGGCGGCTGCATGAGGCACTGGGCGAATGTCGTTCCAGGGCATGGCCAACGCGGCGGGTGCTCTACCTCATCTGGCGCGACCCCTGGATGACGGTGGCGCGGGACACCTACATTTCACGCATGCTGGCAGAGGTCGGCTGGTGGACCTGGCCGCCGGTGGACGGGGGTGAGGCCGGCGCCGCCCGATACCCGGCATTGGCGGGAGATGAGCCCTGGCTGAAAGACATGGATGAATTGCTCTTGAGTTCCGAACCCTATCGTTTTGGCCCGCAGCATCTGGATCTGGCCCAGGCCTTGAGCCCGCACGCGCGGGTGCGCCTGGTCGACGGCGAATTGCTCAGCTGGTACGGGCCGCGTGCGGCGGATGGCCTGGACTACCTGCGAGGCTTGGCCCTGTCATGA
- a CDS encoding response regulator, whose protein sequence is MSANAARLLLLEDDPAIAQTVEFALGREGFQICYCGWLHEARTALARGDLDLAILDVGLPDGNGLDLCREIRLGPLARLPILMLSARSEEADKVLGLELGADDYLAKPFSPRELVARVRALLRRASSPVEAAGPSQGGFVVEAEGSRVRFHGELLPLTRRELGLLLRLLKAPQRIHSREVLLDALRRLEQAQQRIHSREVLLDAVWGLEADSGDRTVDTHIKTLRAKLRQVRPDLDPIRTHRGMGYSLE, encoded by the coding sequence ATGAGCGCGAATGCCGCACGCCTGTTGCTGCTGGAAGATGATCCGGCGATCGCCCAGACCGTGGAATTTGCGCTCGGCCGCGAGGGTTTCCAGATCTGCTACTGCGGCTGGCTGCATGAAGCACGCACGGCCCTGGCCCGTGGTGACCTGGACCTCGCCATCCTGGATGTGGGCCTGCCGGACGGCAATGGGTTGGACCTGTGCCGGGAGATCCGCCTTGGCCCCTTGGCCCGCCTGCCGATCCTGATGCTGAGCGCCCGCAGTGAAGAAGCCGACAAGGTGCTCGGCCTGGAACTGGGCGCAGACGACTACCTGGCCAAACCCTTCAGCCCGCGGGAGCTGGTGGCGCGGGTGCGGGCGCTGCTACGGCGCGCGTCATCGCCAGTGGAGGCGGCGGGGCCCTCGCAGGGCGGCTTTGTGGTGGAGGCGGAAGGCTCACGGGTGCGCTTCCATGGGGAGCTGCTGCCCTTGACGCGCCGCGAACTGGGCCTGCTGCTGCGCCTGCTCAAGGCGCCGCAACGCATCCATTCCCGGGAGGTGCTGCTGGATGCGTTGCGGCGCCTTGAGCAGGCGCAGCAGCGCATCCATTCCCGGGAGGTGCTGCTGGATGCGGTCTGGGGCCTGGAGGCTGACAGCGGGGACCGCACGGTGGACACCCACATCAAGACCCTGCGCGCCAAGCTGCGTCAGGTCCGGCCGGACCTGGACCCCATCCGCACCCATCGCGGCATGGGCTACTCGCTGGAGTGA
- a CDS encoding SDR family oxidoreductase, giving the protein MPRLVYITGASSGIGQALALQYYQQGWSLALVARRVEELTAWAQAQQLDPARWRVYRADVSDIADITATGHRCIAEQGLPDVVIANAGISIGVDTAIEADLAVMQRIYATNNIGMAATFQPFLTPMRQRRSGTLVGIASVAGVRGLPGHGAYCSSKAAVFAYCESLRGECRPDGVQVVTIAPGYIDTPLTRKNRYRMPFLMQPEAFAQRAFDAIQRGARVRFIPWQMGVVARVMHVLPGAVLDRLLAGRPRKHRESE; this is encoded by the coding sequence ATGCCACGTCTTGTCTACATCACCGGTGCTTCCAGCGGCATCGGCCAGGCGCTTGCGCTGCAGTACTACCAACAGGGATGGTCACTGGCCCTGGTGGCGCGCCGCGTGGAGGAACTGACCGCCTGGGCGCAGGCCCAGCAGCTGGATCCTGCCCGTTGGCGGGTGTACCGCGCGGATGTGAGCGACATCGCCGACATCACCGCCACCGGCCACCGTTGCATCGCCGAGCAGGGCCTGCCCGACGTCGTGATTGCCAACGCCGGCATCAGCATCGGTGTGGACACCGCCATCGAAGCGGATCTGGCGGTGATGCAGCGCATCTATGCCACCAACAACATCGGCATGGCGGCCACCTTCCAGCCCTTCCTCACGCCGATGCGTCAGCGGCGTAGCGGGACCCTGGTGGGCATTGCCAGCGTCGCGGGGGTGCGGGGCCTGCCCGGGCATGGCGCCTATTGCTCCAGCAAGGCGGCGGTGTTTGCCTACTGCGAAAGCCTGCGGGGGGAGTGCCGGCCGGACGGGGTGCAGGTCGTCACCATCGCGCCGGGTTATATCGACACGCCGCTGACCCGCAAGAACCGCTACCGCATGCCTTTCCTGATGCAGCCCGAAGCCTTTGCACAGCGGGCTTTTGATGCCATCCAGCGCGGTGCGCGGGTGCGCTTCATTCCCTGGCAGATGGGCGTGGTCGCCCGTGTGATGCATGTGCTGCCGGGGGCCGTGTTGGACCGCCTGCTCGCCGGCCGTCCGCGCAAGCACCGAGAGAGCGAATAA
- a CDS encoding RNA recognition motif domain-containing protein has product MGNKLYVGNLAYSVRDETLQEAFSQFGTVTSAKVMMDRETGRSKGFGFVEMASDAEAQTAINGMNGQAIDGRAVVVNVARPREERPGGFGGGGGGSRGGFGGGGGGSRGGFGGGGGGGGYGGGGGGGRGGYGGGGGSGGRGSYGGGGGYGGGGGGGSRGGYGGGSGGY; this is encoded by the coding sequence ATGGGAAACAAGCTATACGTGGGCAACCTCGCTTACAGCGTGCGAGATGAGACGCTCCAGGAGGCATTCTCGCAATTTGGTACCGTCACGTCTGCGAAGGTCATGATGGACCGCGAGACCGGTCGTTCCAAGGGCTTCGGCTTTGTGGAAATGGCCTCTGATGCCGAGGCGCAAACCGCCATCAACGGCATGAACGGTCAAGCCATCGACGGCCGCGCCGTGGTGGTGAATGTGGCTCGTCCGCGCGAAGAGCGTCCGGGCGGCTTCGGCGGCGGCGGCGGCGGCAGCCGTGGCGGCTTCGGTGGCGGCGGCGGCGGTAGCCGTGGCGGCTTCGGCGGCGGCGGCGGTGGCGGCGGCTACGGTGGTGGTGGCGGCGGTGGCCGCGGCGGCTACGGTGGTGGCGGCGGCAGCGGTGGCCGTGGCAGCTACGGCGGTGGCGGCGGCTACGGCGGTGGCGGCGGCGGCGGTAGCCGTGGCGGCTACGGTGGCGGCAGCGGCGGCTACTGA
- the lptC gene encoding LPS export ABC transporter periplasmic protein LptC → MGPRRRVQPLLWRLQSFLASYVPLLLMAALAGFTWWLIKSTPQLEAPREKAAPRHVPDYRMQGFELERFSSDGRLLARILGHELRHYPDNDTIEIDQPELRAYGDKGELLIAQAKRGLSNGDGSEVQLLGDVKLHRYPSGDPAAVTDLELYGEFLHVFVPEQKMRSHLPARVVGLGGEMQVRSFEYSNLSGLLTFSGGGKAQFSAQPAGAPAAPAAPPASTPASSGAAASSPSAAVKTRR, encoded by the coding sequence GTGGGACCCCGTCGCCGGGTGCAACCCCTGCTGTGGCGTCTGCAATCCTTCCTGGCCAGCTATGTGCCACTGCTGCTGATGGCCGCCCTGGCGGGCTTCACCTGGTGGCTGATCAAGAGCACGCCGCAGCTGGAAGCCCCGCGCGAGAAGGCCGCACCCCGGCATGTGCCGGACTACCGCATGCAGGGCTTTGAGCTGGAGCGCTTCAGCAGCGATGGCCGGCTGCTGGCCCGCATCCTCGGGCATGAGTTGCGCCACTATCCGGACAACGACACCATCGAAATCGACCAGCCCGAACTGCGCGCCTATGGTGACAAGGGTGAGCTGCTGATTGCCCAGGCCAAGCGGGGCCTGTCCAACGGCGACGGCAGTGAAGTGCAGTTGCTGGGCGATGTGAAACTGCACCGATATCCCTCCGGCGACCCCGCTGCGGTGACCGATCTGGAGCTGTATGGGGAGTTCCTGCATGTCTTCGTGCCGGAGCAGAAGATGCGTTCCCACCTGCCCGCGCGGGTGGTGGGCCTGGGCGGTGAGATGCAGGTGCGCAGCTTTGAATACAGCAATCTCAGCGGCTTGCTGACCTTCAGTGGCGGAGGCAAGGCGCAGTTCAGCGCACAACCGGCCGGTGCCCCTGCCGCGCCCGCAGCCCCCCCCGCCTCGACTCCAGCTTCCAGTGGCGCAGCGGCTTCCAGCCCCTCGGCTGCCGTCAAAACCCGTCGCTGA